A single genomic interval of Candidatus Dependentiae bacterium harbors:
- the hpt gene encoding hypoxanthine phosphoribosyltransferase, whose translation MKKYLKTITFVSLMTVSTSLFINGETLTINGVGTFSEIISKEEINNRVMELGAQIDRDYAEIEDSIVFIGILNGCLPFLSDLMRNVKHLSKMETVRVSSYHGTLQSSGTIQLKYDSIKENSLQGKHIIIVDDIVDTGLTMQWLIEHFTKKSPASIRIASLILKEGCQSSQTPNIDYVGFISSPKFLIGCGLDYNEEYRNLPGIWALTS comes from the coding sequence GTGAAAAAATACCTAAAAACTATTACTTTTGTTTCTCTTATGACGGTAAGCACTTCACTATTCATTAATGGTGAAACATTAACTATTAATGGCGTTGGTACATTTTCAGAAATTATCTCCAAAGAAGAAATCAACAATCGCGTGATGGAACTAGGTGCTCAAATTGATCGAGATTATGCAGAAATAGAAGACTCAATCGTCTTTATAGGTATATTAAACGGATGTTTGCCATTTCTTTCAGATCTTATGCGAAATGTGAAACATTTAAGTAAAATGGAGACCGTTCGTGTCTCAAGTTACCATGGAACATTACAGTCATCAGGAACTATCCAACTCAAGTATGATTCAATAAAAGAAAACTCTCTGCAGGGAAAACATATTATCATTGTCGATGATATTGTTGACACCGGACTTACCATGCAATGGCTCATAGAACACTTCACAAAAAAAAGCCCTGCTTCAATAAGAATCGCTTCCTTGATTTTAAAAGAAGGCTGCCAATCAAGTCAAACTCCAAACATTGACTACGTTGGATTCATCAGCTCTCCAAAATTTTTGATTGGATGTGGCCTTGATTATAACGAAGAATACAGAAATTTACCGGGTATTTGGGCACTTACGTCGTAA